The DNA region AGTTACTATGATTACTATCAGCCTGAGGCCTACCTTCCGGAATATGACCTCTACATTGAGAAGGATGCCGATATAAACGAGGAGATAGACCGTCTGAGGCTGGCAGCCACCTCCGCTCTCTTCTCCCGCCGGGATGTAATCATCGTGGCTTCGGTCTCCTGCATTTACGGCCTCGGGAGCCCCGAAGACTATGGACAGGTTGTTTTAACCCTGAAGAGGGGGGAAACCCGCCGCCGCAACAAAGTCCTCCGCCATCTGGTAGAAATCCAATACGAAAGAAACGACACCGTCCTGGAACGGGGAAAATTCCGGGTCCGGGGCGACACCGTAGAAATCCAGCCCGCCTACCTCCAAACGGCTTACCGCATTGAATTCTGGGGTGATGAGGTGGACCGCATCACCGAATTTGACCCTCTTACCGGCGAAATCTTGAGGGAGCTGGACACAATCGCCATCTATCCCGCCAAACACTTCATAACCCCCTATGAAAAGCTCCAGCTGGCTATAATGGATATAGAACGGGAGCTGGAGGAGAGACTGGCAGAACTTAGAGCTCAGGGGAAACTCCTGGAAGCCCAGCGCCTTGAGCAGCGCACCCGCTACGACCTGGAACTCCTCAAAGAGACAGGTTACTGTCCGGGCATTGAGAACTACTCCCGCCACCTCTCCCGCCGCAAGCCCGGAGAGCCCCCCTGGACCCTTCTGGATTACTTCCCCGATGACTTTCTGGTCATAATAGACGAATCCCACATGACAATACCTCAGCTCAGGGGGATGTATCACGGAGACTACACCCGTAAGAAAACCCTTGTAGATTACGGATTCCGCCTCCCTTCGGCTCTGGATAACCGCCCCCTGAAGTTTGAAGAGTTTGAGCAAAGGGTTCGCCAGGTTATCTTTACTTCCGCCACCCCTGGCCCTTATGAGATGGAGAAGAGCGAGCAGATAGTGGAACAGCTCATAAGGCCTACGGGAATTGTGGACCCCCAAATATTTGTCCGGCCCACCAGGGGGCAAATGGACGACCTCATCTCGGAAATCCGCAGGAGGGTTGAGAAGGGGCAGCGGGCCCTGGTTACCACCCTCACCAAAAGGATGGCCGAAGACCTGGCTGAATATCTGGCAGAGATGGGAATAAAGGTTCACTACCTTCACTCCGAAATTGATACCATTGAGCGGGTGGAAATCCTCCGCAACCTCCGCCTGGGGGTATACGATGTGGTGGTGGGTATAAACCTTCTAAGGGAGGGACTCGACCTTCCGGAAGTTTCCCTGGTGGCCATACTGGATGCCGATAAAGAGGGCTTTCTGCGCTCGGAAACGGCCCTGATCCAGACCATAGGCCGGGCTGCAAGGCATGTAGAAGGTACAGCAATCATGTATGCAGATACCATCACCGAAGCCATGCGCAAAGCGATGGAGGAAACAGAAAGGCGCCGCCGCATCCAGATGGAATACAACCTGCGCCATGGCATTGAACCCCGCACCATAGTCAAAGAGGTGCGCGATCTCACCGACAGGGTGCGGAAGGTAGCGGAACGCCGGGCTGAATACATCGTGAAGGGCGAGGAAATCCCCAGGGATGAGCTCAGGCGGATGATAAAAGAACTGGAGAACCAGATGCACTTAGCCGCCAGGAACCTGGAATTTGAAAAAGCGGCCGTGCTCCGGGACGAAATCTTTGAACTGCGCCGCCTCCTCGGGGAGAACGTCCCCGAAATTGAGAAAGTTATTGAGAAGCGGAGGAGGGGTGGTGAAAGGGAACGGGCTCCCTATTCCACCACCCCAACTGCCGGGGTGAGAAATTAGAAAGCGCACAGGAGCAGACACCTTGCCGCAGTTGTCCCCACAGTTCGGAGAAGAAAGCACTCCCGAGCTGCTTGCGCGTGGAAACAGCCAGCCCCCTGAAAACCAGAGGCCTCACAGCCTTCCTTTCCCCGAATCCTGCAGGGAAACGAGAGATTCCGGGAATGGCGAGAAAAAGGTTTGAACCGACAGGTATGGTTCCTCAAAGCGCAGGAGCCAGGCTCGCAGGATACCTACAGGCGTGCTTAGAGGCTGCTTATTCTCCCGGTAAGCGGTCAGCAAGTCCAGGAAATACCTCTTTTCCGCTGGAGTCAGTTGGTCAGAAAGGTAACCCAGGGCGTGCATAAGGACGTTGACGATGGCGGGGCGGCGAGGTGGGCGAGCCAGTGCAGCCTTAAATCCAGCAACGTATTGAGCCATCACTTCATTGACAGGCCGCTGTTGTGGGTTAGCCACGAGCCTGCCCAGTTCCCGCAAACGGGCCTGGTTGTAGGCCAGAAGGAGAAATTTGTTGCGGGTGTGAAAATCCACGAGCGCCTTCATCTGGCCTGAATCCACCACCTCTCGCAGCCGGGCCAGCGCAAAAATGACAGTGAAAAAGTGCTCGCGTATTGCCCGGTTGGTCAGGCGTCCCTCGTCCTCTACGGGGATATCGGGGAAGCGGGCCTTTACAGCACCACCGAATACCCCCATTCCAGCTCTGACCGGAGGGACCTTTTCGGCTGCAGAGTAGATTTTGACGTCCCTGAGCCCGCAAGAAGGGGAGCGACTCTTTAGGATGAAACCGTCCACGGGTGGGAGCCCATCCAGAAATGATGCGGCAAAGGCCTGCATTTTTTCCGTCAGATCCAGGCCGGTGACGGGCTGAAGCAGGCGAACTTCGCCGGCAATCCAGACCAGCCGCACAGGTGGGCGTGGAACCCCGAGGCCAATTTCCACCTCCGGGCAGACAGGGATGAATTCAACCCACTCTCGAAGAGAGTTTACGATGGGATCAAGAATTATGCTGCCATCGTAACGGCAGGGTTCAAATCCGAGACATTTG from Anaerolineae bacterium includes:
- a CDS encoding DUF523 and DUF1722 domain-containing protein, which codes for MPEPRIVVSKCLGFEPCRYDGSIILDPIVNSLREWVEFIPVCPEVEIGLGVPRPPVRLVWIAGEVRLLQPVTGLDLTEKMQAFAASFLDGLPPVDGFILKSRSPSCGLRDVKIYSAAEKVPPVRAGMGVFGGAVKARFPDIPVEDEGRLTNRAIREHFFTVIFALARLREVVDSGQMKALVDFHTRNKFLLLAYNQARLRELGRLVANPQQRPVNEVMAQYVAGFKAALARPPRRPAIVNVLMHALGYLSDQLTPAEKRYFLDLLTAYRENKQPLSTPVGILRAWLLRFEEPYLSVQTFFSPFPESLVSLQDSGKGRL
- the uvrB gene encoding excinuclease ABC subunit UvrB codes for the protein MERFKLVSPFKPTGDQPQAIEKLVEGVRKGYRYQTLLGATGTGKTFVIANVIDQVQKPTLVIAHNKTLAAQLYAEFREFFPHNAVEYFVSYYDYYQPEAYLPEYDLYIEKDADINEEIDRLRLAATSALFSRRDVIIVASVSCIYGLGSPEDYGQVVLTLKRGETRRRNKVLRHLVEIQYERNDTVLERGKFRVRGDTVEIQPAYLQTAYRIEFWGDEVDRITEFDPLTGEILRELDTIAIYPAKHFITPYEKLQLAIMDIERELEERLAELRAQGKLLEAQRLEQRTRYDLELLKETGYCPGIENYSRHLSRRKPGEPPWTLLDYFPDDFLVIIDESHMTIPQLRGMYHGDYTRKKTLVDYGFRLPSALDNRPLKFEEFEQRVRQVIFTSATPGPYEMEKSEQIVEQLIRPTGIVDPQIFVRPTRGQMDDLISEIRRRVEKGQRALVTTLTKRMAEDLAEYLAEMGIKVHYLHSEIDTIERVEILRNLRLGVYDVVVGINLLREGLDLPEVSLVAILDADKEGFLRSETALIQTIGRAARHVEGTAIMYADTITEAMRKAMEETERRRRIQMEYNLRHGIEPRTIVKEVRDLTDRVRKVAERRAEYIVKGEEIPRDELRRMIKELENQMHLAARNLEFEKAAVLRDEIFELRRLLGENVPEIEKVIEKRRRGGERERAPYSTTPTAGVRN